In Mycoplasma mobile 163K, the genomic stretch TTTACAACAACAAATGACTGCTCAACATTTTTCTTTGGCATGTAGTTATTATTTCTATTGTATTCAAAACCTATTTTTCTTTTAGGATCTTCTTGTTTTACAACAACAAATGACTGCTCAACATTTTTCTTTGGCATGTAGTTATTATTTCTATTGTATTCAAAACCTATTTTTCTTTTAGGATCTTCTTGTTTTACAACAACAAATGACTGCTCAACATTTTTCTTTGGCATGTAGTTATTATTTCTATTGTATTCAAAACCTATTTTTCTTTTTTCGTTTTTTATTTGAACAACATTTATAAATTCTTGGTTAAAATTTGATTTTAATTCGCTTTTAGGTTTTGTAAAATTTTCAAAAAAATTTATTTTTTTAATAAATTTTTTATCATTGTATTTTTGGTTTTCATTTTTTTTAGTAATAATATTCATTATAAACTCCTTGATTTTTAAAATATGATTTGAATTTGAAGTCTTATTTTAATATTTTAAACATTTCATTTTTTTGGAATGTAACTAACTTTTGAATTATATTCATATGTTTGTCCTTTATTAACAACTGAATTATTTGTAAAAATTATTTTTTCCTGAGTGTTGTTCACTTGTTTTTTAGGAATATATTCAAATTGTTGTCCAAAAGCATATTCATATCCAATAGTTCTTTTATTATTTTGTGGCTGAAAAAAAATAATTTGCTCTTGAGTATTATTTGTATTCACTTGTTTTTTAGGAATATATTCAAATTGTTGTCCAAAGGCATATTCGTATCCAACAGTTCTTTTATTATTTTGTGGCTGTGAAAAAATAATTTGCTCTTGAGTATTATTTGTATTCACTTGTTTTTTAGGAATATATTCAAATTGTTGATTAAAAGCATATTCATATGGTTTTGCCTTGTTTAAAGGACTAACAGGTTCTTGTTGAAAAACAATTTGCTCTTGAGTATTACTATAATCATTATTATTCATTTGCTTTTTAGGAATATAGTTAAATTGTTGTCCGAAGGCATATTCGTATCCAACAGTTCTTTTATTATTTTGTGGTTGTGAAAAAATAATTTGCTCTTGAGTATTATTTGTATTCACTTGTTTTTTAGGAATATATTCAAATTGTTGATTAAAAGCATATTCATATGGTTTTGCTTTGTTTAAAGGACTAACAGGTTCTTGTTGAAAAACAATTTGTTCTTGAATATTACCATTATTATTCATTTGCTTTTTAGGAATATAGTTAAATTGTTGTCCAAAGGCATATTCGTATCCAACAGTTCTTTTATTATTTTGTGGTTGTGAAAAAATAATTTGCTCTTGAGTATTATTTGTATTCACTTGTTTTTTAGGAATATATTCAAATTGTTGATTAAAAGCATATTCATATGGTTTTGCCTTGTTTAAAGGACTAACAGGTTCTTGTTGAAAAACAATTTGTTCTTGAGTATTATTTGTATTCACTTGTTTTTTAGGAATATATTCAAATTGTTGATTAAAAGCATATTCATATGGTTTTGCCTTGTTTAAAGGACTAACAGGCTCTTGTTGAAAAACGATTTGCTCTTGAGTATTATTTGTATTCACTTGTTTTTTAGGAATATATTCTGGTTTTGGGATACTATATTCTTTAACATTTTTATTTTGATTAAAAGTATCTGAATTTGAATTAAAAGATGACTGGAAAAAATCACTATTTTCAATTTCATTTTTTGATCCCGTATTAAAATTAAGATCATCTTTTGTTTTTTCCAAATTAGGAAAATTTGAAACATCTTGATTTTGTTGGCTCGCATCATTTTGAATAAAAATAGTTTCTGAAAAATCACCTAAAGAATACTCTTTTTGATTTAAATTATTTGTTTCAATTTTATTTACTGCCAATGAATTTTCTTGTGTGTTTGAGTAAGAATTTGAAAATATTTCTTTGTATTCTTCTTTTTCAATTTTATTGTTTGAAAAATCTTTTAATTTAGAAAAATCATATTCACTAAAATCAAGTTTTTTATTTAAATCATGAAATGAATTATTTTCATATTCATTTATAGGATTTTTTTGAATCTTTGATTCTTCACGAAAAGTTTTATTTGTTCTTTTAAAGTTTTCTAAATATCCTGGAAAAATAAGGTCACTTTCAATTTTATTTTCAAAATTATTTCCTAAATTAGTTTCAATTTCATAATTCTTATTACTTTTTTTAAATGAATTAATATTGCTAATAGATTCTTTCCCGCTCGGAAAAAATGTTGCTGCAACTTTTAAGTCTAAAGTATTTGTTTCTATATTTTTATTTTTAAAAGGATCGAAACGATAAGGACCAGCATATGATTTTGAATTATAAAGATTTACTTCATTTGTTTTATTCTCATTCTCAACTGGCAAAATTAAACTATTTTCAACAAATAATTCATCAGTTGTTTTTTTTGAAATTTTTTTTATTTTTTTATTTTTTTTGAATATTTTCATATTTACCTTTTTTCGCTTCCTAAATAAACTTTGTATCTTTTTGAATTATTTGTATCAAAATACTCTCTTCCTATTTTAGCTACTTTCTCTCCGTTTAATTTTACTGCATCACAAGTAAAATGAGTTGTTATCCCCATAATATATTCACCTACTCCATAAGAATCAACAGGAGAATTTGCTTTTTCAAATTCTTGAATTTTACTCGGATTAAAACCCGAAGAAACTATAATCTTTACATGTTTTCCATTATTTAAATCTAGCTCTCTTCTTAATGCTTTAATTAAATGTGGGTTTGATCCATAAAATTCTTCAGAGATTTCATTTTCGAAATATTTATCTTTAACACTTTTAGAAGTATCAACTCTTACTCCGATTAATTTTTTACCAAATTCTTTTAAAATTTTAAGCGATTCAGTTATAACATCATTATTATAATCAGGAAGACCAATTAAATCATCTTCAGGATACATTTCTTGATATGCTTTCAAAGCTTCTATTTGATTTCCCTTAAAATGTTGAATAAGAACATGAGGTATACTTCCGAAAACTAATTCACTCTTTCCATTAGCTTGAGCATTTGTTGAATAAGCATTTATTCCAGCAATTTTTGTACTATATCCATCTGATTCTTGATTAAGATACAAATCAGCTCTATCTCCCATAAAAATAATTTCTTTTTTAGGAGCAGCTTGCATACAATGATAGATGTTTGTAGCTATTGAAGTATTTCTTGCTAAAATTCCATCTATTATTCCTTCTAAAATTCCGAATTCTGTATATTTTCCTTCTAATTCTAAAACAACTTCTTTTGAGTTAATTATTTCTCCATCTTCTAAATATTTTATTTTATACTTAGAAGTATTTGTGTGTTTTTCAAGTAAAGTTAAGACTTCTTTAATGCCAGATAACTTAACATTATTTTTTCTTTGAAAAAATTGCATTGTAACAATATCATTTGGTTTATATTTTTTAATAATTTCATGTGCTTTTAAAAAATAGTTTGCTGCATAATCTTTTATTTCAAACATCGTAGTAACTCCTTTAAAATAGCTAAAATTAACTAGTCATATAATTAATAAAATTATATATTAAAAAAGAACATTTAATAAGATATAGTAAAAAGTCAAAAATCAACTTTTTTTAAATCATTTATTTTTTTAAAAACCCTAATAAAATTTTATAATTAAATTATGAAAAAAGAAAAAAGTAGTCCAGATCTAAATAAAATGGAAAACTATTTTTTAAAAATTAATTCACATAAAACTGATAACAAACTTATTTCTATATCAATTTTTATAGAAGAAAATAATCATTTTACATCATTATTCTTTAAGAATGAATTTAGCAATATCTTTTATTTTATTCCAGGTAAAATAGGTGTTTTTAAAATTGAGGCAAAATCTAAATTAAATAATATTGTAAATTTTTTAACAGAAATAACAGTTTTTAATAATAGTTCAATTTTAAGTTTTGACATGAAACTTTCCAATTTAAATTTATTAGTTGAATTTTCAATAAAAAATGAATTGCATTTTTTATACGGTAATAAAGAAATTGAAAAAATAAATATTAATAATTCTCTCCCTGATATGAAATGATTGCAATTTAAAGTTTATGATAGTAAAAGGTTTTTGTTAGAGAGTTTTTTGAGTGTATCAAATATTGAAATTATTTCAGAATCTAATGAATTTATTTTATTCAATATTACTTTAAAAAGTAAAGAAAATATTGAAAGCAATAACATTTACTTTAAAAATATTAAAGATGCAAAAGAAATGATTCAACTTTTTAAAAATTTAACAAAAGTTTCATTTACAAAAAGTGAGATTAGAAATATCCTTGAAAAGTATGAAAATTTATACAATAATTTGAAAAATGTAAAATTGGACAATTTCGATCTAAATACTAATTTTCTTAAACAATTTAAGGAAAAATCATCTTGTACAAAAAGATTAGAACTTTATTATGACGTTACACTTCAAAAAATTATTGTAAAAGTTGCAACAAAACATTTAAATGAATACAAATATTTAAACGAATCATCACTAATTAAAAATGATTTAGATCTAAATAAAAATTTAGAAGATAAGTGTGATGAAAGTGAATTTTTAAATAGTGTTTTATCATTTTTAGATTCTTTTGATAATATCAAAAAACAAGGTTATATAAATTCTAAAGAAAAATATTTCAAATTAAAAGCTCTTATTAAAAGATGAAAATCACTTGATGATTATGAAATATATATTGATGAATCATTTGAAACAAAAGATAATCAATCTAAATTCAGTATAAATAGCTTAGAATTAAAAAATAATTTACTAGAAATGAGTTTATCTTTGCCACTTTTATCCAATGAAGAAGTAGTTGAAGCTATTAGATCATATTTGAATAAAGATGAGTTTTTTGAAACTAAAGATAATAGATTGATTAATTTGAAAAATATTGACTTTGAAAATTTAGAAGAAGACTTTAAAAAAATAAACTTAAATATATATTCTTTATTATCAAAAAATGAAAACAATTTTTATTTGAATTTCCACAATAGTTATTATTTATTAGATTTTATAGAAAATTCTAATCAGCCAAATTCAATTGACCTGGCTAAAAAGTTAAAAAATATTATAAAAAATGCTGAAACAGAAGTTAAAAAATTAAAAATAAATGATGATTTAAAAACCAAACTTCATGATTATCAATTTGAAGGTGTTAAATGATTCAAAAAAATGATTGCATTGAATATGGGTGGAATTCTAGCGGATGAAATGGGTCTAGGAAAAACTATTCAAACAATTGCTCTTTTAGATAATTTATATAATTACGAAAACATCAAAAAACCTTCAATTGTAATTTGTCCTAGTTCTTTAATTTACAATTGAAAAAATGAATTTAAAAAATTTAGTGAAAAATTGAAAATCGTTGTAATTGATGGTAAAAAGAATTTGAGAACGAAATTAATTAATGATAATAGAGATAATAATATTATTTTTATTACTTCATATCATCAATTTGCAAGGGACTCAAAAGAATTTGAAAATGTTGAATTTTATTGTTCTTTTGCAGACGAGGGTCAAATGATAAAAAATTATTTGACAAAATTTACAAAAGAAATAAAAAAAATTAATTCAAAATATAGATTCGCTCTTTCAGGTACACCATTAGAAAATAATCTTCTAGAATTATGAAGTATTTTTGATTTTATTTTACCTAATTACTTGCTATCAAAAAACGCATACAAAAGAGTCTTTTATAAACCTTTTTTAGAGGGTAATACAAAGCATTTATTAGCAAAGATTAATCCATTCATTTTGAGAAGATTGAAATCTGAAGTTTTAGATTCTTTATCAGATAAGGAAATTAAAGTAATAAAAATCAAGCAAAAAAGTGATGAAAAGACTTTTTACCAAAAAGAATTAAGCAAAATTAAATACTCTTTAGATATTTTGAAAAATAATTCTTCTTTAACGACAAATAACAAACACTTAATTGTTCTTAAAGCAATTAATCATTTAAAAATTATAGCTTCTTCTCCATTTGTGAAAAGCGATAAGTTTGATACAAGCGAAAAATTAAATTATTGTATAAATTTAATTAAATCAATTAAATTACTAAAACAAAAAGTTTTAATTTTCACACAATTTACAAAAAATATCCCATTTTTTGAAAAAAATTTTATTAAAAGCAATATTAAATATGACATTATAAGCGGAAAAACAAATAAAAAAGAAAGATTTAAAATAACTGAATATTTTAACGAAAGTAGTGATATTGATGTTTTGATTATTTCTTTAAGAGCAGGTTCATTAGGTTTAAATTTAACAAGCGCAAACAATGTTATTTTGTATGATATTTGATGAAATCAATCTGTTGAAAGTCAAGCAATTGACAGAGTGCATAGAATAGGTCAAAAACGAGGTGTAAACGTTTTCAAATTAATTATGAAAGACACAATTGAAGAAAAAGTTTTCGAATTACAAAGTCAAAAGCAAAAAATTATTGACATTGTACTCGAAAACTCACTTGAAACCAAGAATATTGATTTAGATTTTTTATTTAATTTATTAGAATAACTTTTTAATATACAAAATAAATAGGTGGTTTTGTAGAAACATTATTTTTCTTGGAATCATCAATTGGATCAGGGTTTTCAAATTTTACAGTTGTGTCTTTTGTTTTTAATTCTCCTGAATTACTTTGAGATAATTTAATAGAACCTACAATGGAAATGACTGAAGTAGTAAGCAATGGAATTAAAGCAATAAGAGCTGTAAAGAATCCTCCACCATAAATTTTCTTTTGTGAATTTAAGTCCAATTCTTTGAAATTTTTCATATTGTCCTCCTTTCACTATTAAATAACTTGAATTATTTTATTCTATTAAAAATAGATTCAATTTTTTTGATAAATATATCATCAAATTTTTTTCAATTTTCTATATTTTCTAAAGAAGCATTTTGTTGAAAAAAATCTCTTTCTATTTTTTCAATCTTTAAAGGCATAAAGATTTTTAAATAAGCACTCATTGCATAAATTCCATTAATTAAAATTAATAAAATAGTAGCTAATCTCTTTTTATCATCTTTAAGCAATCAAGCTTTTGTTAAATCTACATATCCATTTAATTCATTTCCTAATTTAATTAAAATTTCAACAGCTTTATCAATTTCAAAGTTGTCAAAATTAGACATGAAATCTTCTTTTGATTTTTCGATTTTATCCAAAATACTATAATCAATTTTATCTAAAGAATTTTGATCTCAACTTATTTTAGAAGAAAAATTTTGACTAAATAGACTTGAAACTCTACTAATCAAATTTCCATAGTTATTTGCTAAAAAAGAATTGTAAAAAAATTTAATATTTTCTTTATCGAAAACACCATCTCTATTAATACTAAAAGCGCTTAATAAATATAATTTAATTGTTTCGCTATCAAATTCTTCTAAAAGATCTAAAGGATTCACAATATTTCCTTTTGATTTTGACATTTTTCCTGTAGATGTAATTAATCATCCATGACTAAGAATTTTATTTGGTAATGGTAAATTTAACATTTTCAACATTATTGGCCAATAAATTCCATGAAATCTTGTAATTTCTTTTCCAACAACATGTATTTTTTCCACATCATCATTTCATGAAGAATTAAATTTTTCTTGATTTAAAAATAATTCTAAAGGACTAAGGTAAGAAAACAATGCATCAACTCATACATATGCAATATGTTTATTATCAAATGAAAATTTAATTCCTCAATCAAAACTATTTCTGCTTATTGATAAATCTTCTAATTTTTCATTTAAAAAAGTACTTTTTAGTTCATTTATTACTTTTTGCGAGGAGATAAAATTAGGATAATCTTCAAGATATTTTTTCAATCAATTTTGAAATTGACTAATTTTCAAAAAATAAGATTCTTCTTTTACAATTTTTAATTCATGATTTGAAACAGGATGAAAAAACTTTCCGTTCACTTCTTTAGCTTGTGTTTTTGTTAAAAATTCTTCATCAGAAATAGAGTACAAACCTTCATAAAAACTTTTATAAATAAAATTATTTTCATTTAATTTAGTTAGAATTTTTTCAATTACACTATTATGTTTTTTATCAGTGGTTCTTACAAAAACATCATATTCTATATCAAATTTTTTTCAAAAAGATTTGAATTTTTCTGCTTGTTGATCCACAAAATTTTTAGGGCTCAAATTATTTTTTTCTGCACTTTGCATAATTTTTTGACCATGTTCATCAGAACCTGTTAAAAGTAAAGTTTGATAACCTTTTAATTTTTTATAATTTCTAATAGCCCAGGCAATACTCATTGAATATAAATGCCCCAAATGCAAATCCCCATTAGGATAAAAAATAGGTGTGCTAATGTAAAACTTTTTCATAATCTTCCTTTAATTTTTAATTATATATTTTAACTAAAAAATTTTAACAAAACCATTGTCTAAAGTAATTACAATATGAATTGAATTAGAAATTTTTGTAACATTAATTGTTTTAATATGTTCATAAGTAAAATTTTCATCGAATAAAAACAATTTTAAATTGTTTTCTCTTAAAGAAATTTCACTAAAAACAAATCCATTATCAATTGATAAATTAAAATTCTTCCCAAATGAATCAGAATTAATTAACGCAACAAAAGACTTATTAAAACTAGCAATTTTTTCATTTTCTAAATAATCAGTAATATTTGTAAAAGTATGGAATCCTAAATCATTTTTTAAAGAAATTTTGATACTTACACTATGATCTGAAAAATTAGGTATGATTTGAATCTGATCAATGTCATTAAGAGAAATGTTATTAGCAAAAGCAATTCTAAGATTATTTTTATCTAAATCATCTTGACTAATAAAACCTTGATCATTTTTTAAAATAGTAATTATTTCATTTGGATAAAAACTCTTATTTATTGT encodes the following:
- a CDS encoding nicotinate phosphoribosyltransferase, translated to MFEIKDYAANYFLKAHEIIKKYKPNDIVTMQFFQRKNNVKLSGIKEVLTLLEKHTNTSKYKIKYLEDGEIINSKEVVLELEGKYTEFGILEGIIDGILARNTSIATNIYHCMQAAPKKEIIFMGDRADLYLNQESDGYSTKIAGINAYSTNAQANGKSELVFGSIPHVLIQHFKGNQIEALKAYQEMYPEDDLIGLPDYNNDVITESLKILKEFGKKLIGVRVDTSKSVKDKYFENEISEEFYGSNPHLIKALRRELDLNNGKHVKIIVSSGFNPSKIQEFEKANSPVDSYGVGEYIMGITTHFTCDAVKLNGEKVAKIGREYFDTNNSKRYKVYLGSEKR
- a CDS encoding DEAD/DEAH box helicase, with the protein product MKKEKSSPDLNKMENYFLKINSHKTDNKLISISIFIEENNHFTSLFFKNEFSNIFYFIPGKIGVFKIEAKSKLNNIVNFLTEITVFNNSSILSFDMKLSNLNLLVEFSIKNELHFLYGNKEIEKININNSLPDMKWLQFKVYDSKRFLLESFLSVSNIEIISESNEFILFNITLKSKENIESNNIYFKNIKDAKEMIQLFKNLTKVSFTKSEIRNILEKYENLYNNLKNVKLDNFDLNTNFLKQFKEKSSCTKRLELYYDVTLQKIIVKVATKHLNEYKYLNESSLIKNDLDLNKNLEDKCDESEFLNSVLSFLDSFDNIKKQGYINSKEKYFKLKALIKRWKSLDDYEIYIDESFETKDNQSKFSINSLELKNNLLEMSLSLPLLSNEEVVEAIRSYLNKDEFFETKDNRLINLKNIDFENLEEDFKKINLNIYSLLSKNENNFYLNFHNSYYLLDFIENSNQPNSIDLAKKLKNIIKNAETEVKKLKINDDLKTKLHDYQFEGVKWFKKMIALNMGGILADEMGLGKTIQTIALLDNLYNYENIKKPSIVICPSSLIYNWKNEFKKFSEKLKIVVIDGKKNLRTKLINDNRDNNIIFITSYHQFARDSKEFENVEFYCSFADEGQMIKNYLTKFTKEIKKINSKYRFALSGTPLENNLLELWSIFDFILPNYLLSKNAYKRVFYKPFLEGNTKHLLAKINPFILRRLKSEVLDSLSDKEIKVIKIKQKSDEKTFYQKELSKIKYSLDILKNNSSLTTNNKHLIVLKAINHLKIIASSPFVKSDKFDTSEKLNYCINLIKSIKLLKQKVLIFTQFTKNIPFFEKNFIKSNIKYDIISGKTNKKERFKITEYFNESSDIDVLIISLRAGSLGLNLTSANNVILYDIWWNQSVESQAIDRVHRIGQKRGVNVFKLIMKDTIEEKVFELQSQKQKIIDIVLENSLETKNIDLDFLFNLLE
- the metG gene encoding methionine--tRNA ligase → MKKFYISTPIFYPNGDLHLGHLYSMSIAWAIRNYKKLKGYQTLLLTGSDEHGQKIMQSAEKNNLSPKNFVDQQAEKFKSFWKKFDIEYDVFVRTTDKKHNSVIEKILTKLNENNFIYKSFYEGLYSISDEEFLTKTQAKEVNGKFFHPVSNHELKIVKEESYFLKISQFQNWLKKYLEDYPNFISSQKVINELKSTFLNEKLEDLSISRNSFDWGIKFSFDNKHIAYVWVDALFSYLSPLELFLNQEKFNSSWNDDVEKIHVVGKEITRFHGIYWPIMLKMLNLPLPNKILSHGWLITSTGKMSKSKGNIVNPLDLLEEFDSETIKLYLLSAFSINRDGVFDKENIKFFYNSFLANNYGNLISRVSSLFSQNFSSKISWDQNSLDKIDYSILDKIEKSKEDFMSNFDNFEIDKAVEILIKLGNELNGYVDLTKAWLLKDDKKRLATILLILINGIYAMSAYLKIFMPLKIEKIERDFFQQNASLENIENWKKFDDIFIKKIESIFNRIK